The Bacillota bacterium genome has a window encoding:
- the selB gene encoding selenocysteine-specific translation elongation factor, which yields MPASGRAIIGTAGHVDHGKTALIRALTGVDTDRLPEERARGISIELGFAPLRLPSGRRAGVVDVPGHERFVHHMVAGAAGMDLVILVVAADEGVMPQTREHVEILSLLGVRHGLVALTKVDLVDPEWLQMAEEDVRNYLAGTFLADSPVVPVSSVTGQGLDTLLGELDRLLGRVPGRDSRGPVRLPVDRVFTVPGFGTVVTGTLVSGTVRIGDAVEVLPGGREARVRQVQVHGERVEEGTAGQRVALNLAGLEHRQVERGHVVCAPGVFSSTARLAARLELLNGASSLRSGTRVHFHLGTAEAPARVVLLDREELAPGTSCLARFRLEEEMAAARGDRFVIRFWSPPRTVGGGTVLAPHSRHRRYVASHLESLRELEGGGISGELVALLEEGDPLHAAEDLVSRLGLAPADASATLKEMLVGGRVERISGPEEGGAGEWWASAARMSALRRRAAELLAGYHARYPARAGMPRGELRQRLGVGDARAFSALLLRWEREGMVRAAGDRVCAFDFRPATTGVLAHARRLVLEKLAGGRFSPPTAGELVEEVARTGVEREHAADLLETLAQEGEVVRIGGELYLASSAYRELQDAVTGFLREHGAMTAAQFRDLLGTTRKYAIPLLEHLDSVRITRRSGDLRVLHGGAGSAARTQGPARHLPADLPGEPAGDLPGDAAGEEAGETGSGQQRKGG from the coding sequence GTGCCAGCAAGCGGACGGGCCATAATAGGGACAGCAGGACACGTGGACCACGGCAAGACGGCCCTCATCCGGGCCCTTACGGGAGTGGACACCGACCGTCTGCCGGAGGAAAGGGCGCGGGGGATATCCATCGAGCTGGGATTTGCCCCCCTGCGCCTGCCGTCGGGAAGACGGGCCGGGGTGGTGGACGTGCCCGGGCACGAGCGCTTCGTGCATCACATGGTAGCCGGCGCCGCGGGTATGGACCTGGTGATCCTGGTGGTGGCGGCGGACGAGGGCGTCATGCCCCAGACCCGGGAGCACGTGGAGATTCTCTCCCTGCTGGGAGTGCGGCACGGGCTGGTGGCCCTCACCAAGGTGGACCTGGTGGACCCCGAATGGCTCCAGATGGCGGAAGAGGACGTCCGCAATTACCTGGCGGGAACGTTCCTGGCGGATTCCCCCGTGGTCCCCGTCTCCAGTGTGACGGGGCAGGGGCTGGATACGCTGCTCGGAGAGCTCGATCGGTTGCTGGGCCGGGTGCCCGGTCGTGACTCCCGCGGCCCGGTGCGCCTGCCGGTTGATCGCGTTTTCACTGTCCCCGGATTCGGCACCGTGGTGACGGGGACCCTGGTGAGCGGTACGGTACGGATCGGGGATGCAGTGGAGGTGCTGCCGGGAGGCAGGGAGGCGCGGGTGCGCCAGGTCCAGGTCCATGGGGAACGGGTCGAGGAAGGGACGGCCGGGCAGCGGGTGGCGCTCAACCTGGCCGGCCTTGAGCACCGGCAGGTGGAGCGGGGGCACGTGGTGTGCGCCCCCGGCGTCTTTTCTTCCACGGCCCGACTGGCGGCGCGGCTGGAACTGCTGAATGGTGCGTCTTCACTGCGGTCGGGGACCCGGGTGCACTTCCACCTGGGCACGGCAGAAGCACCGGCCCGGGTGGTACTGCTCGACCGGGAGGAACTGGCGCCGGGGACCAGCTGCCTGGCCCGGTTCCGCCTGGAGGAAGAGATGGCGGCGGCGCGTGGAGACCGTTTCGTCATCCGTTTCTGGTCTCCGCCCCGCACCGTGGGCGGGGGGACCGTCCTGGCCCCCCATTCCCGGCACCGGCGCTATGTGGCATCCCACCTGGAATCCCTGCGCGAACTCGAGGGAGGGGGGATTTCGGGAGAGCTGGTGGCTCTCCTCGAAGAAGGTGATCCCCTGCACGCTGCGGAGGACCTGGTGAGCAGGCTGGGTCTGGCCCCGGCCGACGCTTCCGCCACGCTGAAGGAAATGCTGGTCGGGGGCCGGGTCGAGAGGATATCGGGGCCGGAGGAGGGGGGCGCCGGGGAGTGGTGGGCTTCCGCGGCGCGCATGTCAGCCCTGCGGCGGCGGGCGGCCGAGTTGCTGGCCGGCTACCATGCCCGGTATCCCGCCCGCGCAGGCATGCCGCGGGGGGAGTTGCGCCAGAGATTGGGAGTCGGAGACGCCCGCGCCTTTTCCGCGCTTCTCCTCCGGTGGGAGAGGGAAGGGATGGTACGCGCGGCGGGAGACCGGGTCTGCGCTTTCGATTTCCGCCCTGCCACCACGGGTGTCCTGGCGCACGCCCGGCGCCTGGTGCTGGAGAAGCTGGCCGGAGGGCGGTTCTCGCCGCCCACTGCCGGTGAACTGGTGGAGGAGGTCGCCAGGACGGGTGTGGAAAGGGAGCACGCCGCCGACCTGCTGGAGACGCTGGCCCAGGAAGGGGAGGTCGTGCGCATCGGCGGGGAGCTTTACCTGGCGTCTTCCGCCTACCGGGAGCTGCAGGACGCGGTCACCGGGTTCCTGCGCGAGCACGGCGCCATGACGGCAGCCCAGTTTCGCGATTTGCTGGGGACCACCCGCAAGTATGCCATCCCCCTGCTGGAGCACCTGGATTCGGTCCGGATCACCCGACGGTCCGGCGACCTCCGGGTGCTGCACGGCGGTGCGGGTTCCGCAGCCCGGACGCAGGGTCCGGCACGGCATCTACCCGCGGACCTGCCAGGGGAGCCGGCAGGCGATCTGCCGGGGGATGCGGCAGGAGAGGAAGCCGGCGAGACCGGCAGCGGACAGCAGAGGAAAGGGGGCTGA
- a CDS encoding CPBP family intramembrane metalloprotease encodes MPARTRKRDRSAGPADYAFTVATVGLVGYAMGLARGSTLLYLSGALLLASLATLLPQVRAFRGVATALLGVCLGLYLAGLVTPAALPASVANARPEVANAAFKVVWIMTAVLVALIAGWRMRDLGAPWGRVTAGWWVRGMAVAAAVLIFYRYLYRPPAPLVTNLPTYWPYAAGICVFFGISNGLAEEYLFRRLALVQLVDFLGPTWGLLSQALLYGLIHLGPSSRPSGPAGALVMAGLGWFLGRSAHSTRGLALAVAVHAIIDTFIFWWS; translated from the coding sequence TTGCCTGCACGCACACGGAAGAGAGACCGGAGTGCCGGTCCCGCAGACTACGCATTCACCGTGGCCACCGTGGGCCTGGTGGGCTACGCCATGGGCCTGGCCCGGGGCTCCACCCTGCTGTACCTTTCCGGCGCCCTCCTCCTTGCCAGCCTCGCCACCCTTCTTCCCCAGGTCCGAGCATTCCGCGGGGTCGCCACCGCACTGCTGGGGGTGTGCCTCGGCCTCTATCTGGCCGGTCTGGTCACGCCCGCCGCGCTCCCCGCCTCCGTCGCCAACGCCCGCCCGGAAGTGGCGAACGCCGCATTCAAGGTCGTCTGGATCATGACGGCCGTGCTCGTGGCCCTCATCGCCGGCTGGAGGATGCGCGACCTGGGCGCACCCTGGGGCCGTGTCACTGCGGGCTGGTGGGTCCGGGGGATGGCCGTGGCGGCGGCAGTCCTCATCTTCTACCGCTATCTCTACCGCCCCCCCGCTCCCCTGGTGACCAACCTTCCCACGTACTGGCCGTATGCTGCCGGCATCTGCGTTTTCTTCGGGATATCCAACGGCCTGGCGGAAGAGTATCTCTTCCGGCGTCTCGCCCTGGTGCAACTGGTCGATTTCCTGGGGCCGACCTGGGGCCTGCTGTCCCAGGCCCTCCTTTACGGCCTCATCCACCTGGGACCAAGCTCGCGGCCGAGCGGACCGGCCGGAGCACTGGTCATGGCCGGGCTGGGATGGTTCCTGGGCAGGAGCGCGCACAGCACCAGGGGCCTGGCCCTGGCCGTCGCCGTCCACGCCATCATAGACACCTTCATCTTCTGGTGGAGTTGA
- a CDS encoding HAD hydrolase family protein, whose translation MRGATLIRLLALDLDDTLLGADGSISAENLAALEEARKRGIGITIVTGRRWLSARDYVAHVKPTYPVICYCGAKVVDPADERVQEMHVLPPDLVNDLLEFLADGPALYGLYVDDEIYTRVWLRLPGRTPDGPPPGVRVVPSVPAAYRKLRRDGPVPVPQFDIFGEEAVAAVLEAFPGRDARFVPLRSGDLCYLKVLPRPAEKGEALARLCARAGISPEEVVAMGDSPLDEGMLRWAGTGVAMPWASEQVKAAADLVMDPGQPHPVAAAIRALLSS comes from the coding sequence GTGAGGGGGGCTACGTTGATACGGCTACTTGCTTTGGACCTGGATGACACCCTCCTGGGAGCGGATGGGTCGATCAGCGCTGAGAACCTGGCCGCCCTTGAGGAGGCGCGGAAGCGGGGGATCGGGATCACCATCGTCACGGGCCGGAGATGGCTCTCGGCGCGGGATTACGTGGCCCACGTCAAGCCCACCTACCCGGTGATCTGTTACTGCGGAGCGAAGGTGGTCGATCCCGCTGACGAACGGGTGCAGGAGATGCACGTGTTGCCCCCGGATCTGGTGAACGACCTGCTGGAGTTCCTGGCGGATGGCCCGGCTCTCTATGGACTGTATGTGGACGACGAGATATACACGCGGGTGTGGCTCAGACTCCCCGGTCGCACCCCCGACGGTCCCCCGCCGGGGGTGCGTGTGGTCCCCTCCGTTCCCGCTGCGTACCGGAAGCTGCGGCGGGACGGGCCGGTGCCGGTCCCCCAGTTTGACATCTTCGGCGAGGAGGCCGTGGCTGCCGTCCTGGAGGCATTCCCGGGGCGCGATGCTCGCTTCGTACCCCTGCGTTCGGGGGATCTCTGTTATCTCAAGGTGCTCCCGCGACCGGCGGAAAAGGGAGAGGCCCTGGCCCGCCTGTGCGCGCGGGCCGGCATCTCCCCGGAGGAAGTGGTGGCCATGGGGGATAGTCCCCTGGACGAAGGGATGCTCCGGTGGGCGGGTACGGGGGTGGCCATGCCCTGGGCGAGCGAGCAGGTCAAGGCGGCCGCCGACCTGGTCATGGACCCGGGCCAGCCTCACCCGGTGGCCGCCGCCATCAGAGCCCTGCTTTCCAGCTGA
- a CDS encoding TetR/AcrR family transcriptional regulator has product MPNDIARKLQVSLSFQERYARASTNTIVREAGISKGLLFRHFGSKKDLHLAALDHCLEVQVGYFKEPRLPYPPYIIERVIEGGPSGRAPRATSFTRGCSCGASARAVCQGARSVMLTRSHWWSMMGAVHRPFLLSRAGTVRCHGAREGLGGWCGGGNVSEGGYVDTATCFGPG; this is encoded by the coding sequence GTGCCTAACGATATTGCCAGGAAACTGCAGGTATCATTGAGTTTTCAGGAACGGTATGCCAGGGCTTCGACCAACACCATCGTGAGGGAGGCCGGCATCTCGAAGGGACTGCTTTTCCGCCATTTCGGGAGCAAGAAAGACCTGCACCTGGCCGCCCTGGACCATTGTCTCGAGGTCCAGGTGGGCTACTTCAAAGAACCAAGGCTGCCCTACCCGCCTTACATCATCGAGCGGGTCATCGAGGGGGGCCCCTCGGGCAGGGCGCCGCGCGCAACTTCATTCACGCGGGGCTGTTCGTGTGGGGCTTCTGCGCGCGCGGTCTGTCAGGGCGCGCGGTCTGTCATGTTGACAAGGAGCCACTGGTGGAGCATGATGGGTGCTGTGCACCGGCCTTTCCTGCTTTCCCGGGCGGGTACGGTGCGCTGCCACGGGGCGCGAGAGGGCCTTGGAGGCTGGTGCGGGGGGGGCAACGTGAGTGAGGGGGGCTACGTTGATACGGCTACTTGCTTTGGACCTGGATGA
- a CDS encoding NAD(P)H-dependent oxidoreductase: MRHVYVLGVMGSPRKGGNSDLLLSRALEGAAGQGARTEKVCLADMDLRPCLACEGCRAGGNCVQKDDMQELYPRLQAAAGLVIATPVYWWGPSAQTKVFLDRWYALIPVREAMEGKRVAVLCAHADDDPGTARHLLGMFEESFRFLKMRLVGTLAVAADKRGGVAANRGALARAEELGRLAACACA, encoded by the coding sequence ATGCGGCATGTGTACGTCCTCGGGGTGATGGGCTCGCCCCGTAAAGGCGGCAACAGTGACCTGCTTCTTAGCCGGGCTCTGGAAGGTGCCGCGGGGCAGGGTGCGCGCACGGAGAAGGTCTGCCTGGCCGACATGGACCTCCGTCCCTGCCTTGCATGCGAGGGCTGCCGGGCCGGGGGCAACTGTGTCCAGAAGGACGACATGCAGGAGCTTTATCCCAGGCTGCAGGCGGCCGCCGGCCTGGTCATTGCAACGCCGGTCTACTGGTGGGGTCCTTCTGCGCAGACAAAGGTGTTCCTTGACAGGTGGTATGCCCTCATTCCGGTGAGGGAGGCCATGGAGGGCAAGCGTGTGGCTGTGCTGTGCGCCCACGCAGACGACGACCCCGGGACGGCGCGCCATCTTCTGGGCATGTTCGAAGAGTCGTTCCGCTTCCTGAAGATGCGGCTGGTGGGGACCCTGGCGGTGGCTGCCGACAAGCGCGGCGGGGTGGCCGCGAACCGCGGCGCCCTGGCGCGCGCGGAAGAGCTCGGCCGGCTGGCGGCTTGCGCCTGTGCATAA